One genomic window of Quercus lobata isolate SW786 chromosome 9, ValleyOak3.0 Primary Assembly, whole genome shotgun sequence includes the following:
- the LOC115959483 gene encoding transcriptional corepressor LEUNIG_HOMOLOG-like isoform X2, translating into MAQSNWEADKMLDVYIHDYLLKRKLHASAKAFMTEGKVATDPVAIDAPGGFLFEWWSVFWDIFIARTNEKHSEPAAAYIEAQQIKAREQQLQMQQLQLMQQRNAQLQRRDPNHAALGGSMNAINSEGMMGQSSASVLAMKMYEERMKHPHSMDSETSPPIIDANRIALLKSATNHPGQLVQGNSGNMSAALQQIQARSPLTTDIKSEANLGATQKSLPMDPSSIYGQAIFQSKSGLGGAGLNQGVTGLPLKGWPLTGIEQLRPSLVQKPNLPTQNQFLLASQQQQILAQAQAQSNLGNSTNYGDMDPRRFCGLPRGSLSAKDGQSTRNDGSICSPVQSSSPKMKMGQMQHSSSQQQDQLQQQQLQQNNRKRKQHSSSGAANSTGTGNTVGPSPSSPASTHTPGDGITTASSMQHVNSVPKSLMLYGPEGMGGLASSSNLLEDMERFGDVSALDDNVESLLSHDGGDGGNLYGALKQSPAENQKESSKGFTFSEVGCIRTRNSKVTCCHFSSDGKLLASAGHDRKVVLWNMDTLQTESTPEEHKLVITDVRFRPNSSQLATASVDKSVRLWDAANPNYCVQAYTAHNSAVMSLDFHPKKTDLFCFCDNDNEIRYWNINPFSCTRISKGGMAQVRFQPRIGHLLAAASDKVVSIFDVETDRKTLSFQGHSEMVNYICWDANGDYLASVSQNLVKIWSLASGECIQELGSNGNQFHSCVFHPSYSTLLVIGGISSLELWNMAENKSVTIAAHENIISALAQSPVTGMVASASHDNSVKLWK; encoded by the exons ATGGCACAGAGTAATTGGGAAGCGGATAAGAT GCTTGATGTTTACATTCATGATTATttgttgaaaagaaaattgcatgCTTCTGCAAAAGCCTTTATGACTGAAGGGAAAGTCGCCACAGATCCAGTAG CAATTGATGCACCTGGAGGATTCCTCTTTGAATGGTGGTCTGTTTTTTGGGACATATTCATTGCTAGGACGAATGAGAAGCATTCTGAGCCTGCCGCTGCTTACATTGAG GCTCAGCAAATTAAGGCGAGGGAGCAACAGCTGCAAATGCAGCAATTACAACTCATGCAGCAGCGCAATGCACAGCTGCAACGCAGGGATCCTAATCATGCTGCTCTTGGTGGTTCTATGAATGCTATTAACTCTGAAGGAATGATGGGGCAGTCATCAGCCAGTGTGTTGGCCATGAAAATGTATGAAGAACGTATGAAACACCCTCATTCAATGGATTCAGAGACATCCCCACCTATAATTGATGCAAATAGGATAGCCCTTCTCAAATCAGCAACCAATCATCCAGG TCAGTTGGTACAAGGGAATTCTGGGAACATGTCTGCAGCTTTGCAACAAATCCAGGCACGAAGTCCTTTGACAACT GACATCAAAAGCGAGGCTAACTTGGGTGCAACTCAAAAAAGTTTGCCTATGGATCCTTCATCAATTTATGGACAAGCTATTTTTCAGTCAAAATCTGGACTAGGTGGTGCAG GATTGAATCAAGGCGTTACCGGTCTTCCATTAAAGGGTTGGCCTTTAACT GGAATTGAGCAACTACGACCAAGTTTAGTACAGAAGCCTAATCTGCCAACCCAAAATCAGTTTCTTTTAGCATCACAACAACAGCAGATATTGGCACAGGCTCAGGCACAAAGCAATCTTGGAAATTCAACTAACTATGGAGATATGGATCCACGTCGATTTTGTGGGCTGCCTAGGGGTAGCTTGAGTGCAAAAGATGGTCAATCCACCAGAAATGATGGATCTATATGCTCTCCTGTGCAATCAAGTTCACCAAAG ATGAAAATGGGTCAGATGCAACACTCTTCATCTCAACAACAGGACCAATTGCAGCAACAACAATTGCAACAG AATaacaggaaaagaaaacagCATTCTTCTTCTGGAGCTGCTAACAGCACTGGTACAGGAAATACTGTGGGGCCCTCACCTAGTTCTCCAGCATCAACCCACACACCTGGTGATGGAATAACAACAGCAAGTAGTATGCAGCATGTTAACAGTGTGCCCAAAAGCTTGATGTTGTATGGTCCTGAGGGGATGGGAGGCCTTGCATCATCTTCTAATCTGCTG GAAGACATGGAACGATTTGGAGATGTTAGTGCATTAGATGATAATGTGGAATCGTTGCTGTCTCACGATGGAGGTGATGGAGGGAACTTATATGGAGCGTTGAAACAAAGTCCTGCTGAGAACCAAAAGGAGTCTTCCAAAG GTTTCACCTTCAGTGAAGTTGGTTGCATACGGACAAGAAACAGCAAAGTTACTTGCTGTCATTTTTCATCAGATGGGAAGTTGCTAGCTAGTGCTGGACATGACAGGAAG GTTGTCCTCTGGAACATGGACACCTTGCAAACAGAGAGCACTCCTGAAGAACACAAATTAGTGATTACAGATGTTCGTTTTAGGCCAAATTCATCTCAGTTGGCAACAGCTTCAGTTGACAAATCTGTGCGATTATGGGATGCAGCCAAT CCAAATTACTGTGTGCAAGCATATACTGCACACAATTCAGCAGTGATGTCCCTTGATTTTCACCCTAAGAAGACTGATCTATTCTGTTTCTGTGACAATGACAATGAAATTCGCTATTGGAATATCAATCCTTTTTCCTGTACTCGTATTTCTAAG GGAGGTATGGCACAAGTGAGATTTCAACCAAGAATTGGACATCTACTGGCAGCAGCTTCTGATAAAGTGGTGTCCATTTTTGATGTCGAAACCGACAGGAAAACCCTCTCATTCCAG GGACACTCtgaaatggtaaattatatctGCTGGGATGCAAATGGAGATTACTTGGCATCTGTGAGTCAGAATTTGGTGAAGATTTGGTCATTAGCCTCTGGGGAATGCATTCAGGAGCTCGGCTCTAATGGGAATCAGTTTCATTCTTGTGTATTTCACCCAAGTTATTCAACTCTCTTGGTCATTGGAGGAATCTCG
- the LOC115959483 gene encoding transcriptional corepressor LEUNIG_HOMOLOG-like isoform X1: MAQSNWEADKMLDVYIHDYLLKRKLHASAKAFMTEGKVATDPVAIDAPGGFLFEWWSVFWDIFIARTNEKHSEPAAAYIEAQQIKAREQQLQMQQLQLMQQRNAQLQRRDPNHAALGGSMNAINSEGMMGQSSASVLAMKMYEERMKHPHSMDSETSPPIIDANRIALLKSATNHPGQLVQGNSGNMSAALQQIQARSPLTTDIKSEANLGATQKSLPMDPSSIYGQAIFQSKSGLGGAGLNQGVTGLPLKGWPLTGIEQLRPSLVQKPNLPTQNQFLLASQQQQILAQAQAQSNLGNSTNYGDMDPRRFCGLPRGSLSAKDGQSTRNDGSICSPVQSSSPKMKMGQMQHSSSQQQDQLQQQQLQQNNRKRKQHSSSGAANSTGTGNTVGPSPSSPASTHTPGDGITTASSMQHVNSVPKSLMLYGPEGMGGLASSSNLLEDMERFGDVSALDDNVESLLSHDGGDGGNLYGALKQSPAENQKESSKGFTFSEVGCIRTRNSKVTCCHFSSDGKLLASAGHDRKVVLWNMDTLQTESTPEEHKLVITDVRFRPNSSQLATASVDKSVRLWDAANPNYCVQAYTAHNSAVMSLDFHPKKTDLFCFCDNDNEIRYWNINPFSCTRISKGGMAQVRFQPRIGHLLAAASDKVVSIFDVETDRKTLSFQGHSEMVNYICWDANGDYLASVSQNLVKIWSLASGECIQELGSNGNQFHSCVFHPSYSTLLVIGGISSLDLWNMAENKSMTIAAHENIISALAQSPVTGMVASASHDNSVKLWK; encoded by the exons ATGGCACAGAGTAATTGGGAAGCGGATAAGAT GCTTGATGTTTACATTCATGATTATttgttgaaaagaaaattgcatgCTTCTGCAAAAGCCTTTATGACTGAAGGGAAAGTCGCCACAGATCCAGTAG CAATTGATGCACCTGGAGGATTCCTCTTTGAATGGTGGTCTGTTTTTTGGGACATATTCATTGCTAGGACGAATGAGAAGCATTCTGAGCCTGCCGCTGCTTACATTGAG GCTCAGCAAATTAAGGCGAGGGAGCAACAGCTGCAAATGCAGCAATTACAACTCATGCAGCAGCGCAATGCACAGCTGCAACGCAGGGATCCTAATCATGCTGCTCTTGGTGGTTCTATGAATGCTATTAACTCTGAAGGAATGATGGGGCAGTCATCAGCCAGTGTGTTGGCCATGAAAATGTATGAAGAACGTATGAAACACCCTCATTCAATGGATTCAGAGACATCCCCACCTATAATTGATGCAAATAGGATAGCCCTTCTCAAATCAGCAACCAATCATCCAGG TCAGTTGGTACAAGGGAATTCTGGGAACATGTCTGCAGCTTTGCAACAAATCCAGGCACGAAGTCCTTTGACAACT GACATCAAAAGCGAGGCTAACTTGGGTGCAACTCAAAAAAGTTTGCCTATGGATCCTTCATCAATTTATGGACAAGCTATTTTTCAGTCAAAATCTGGACTAGGTGGTGCAG GATTGAATCAAGGCGTTACCGGTCTTCCATTAAAGGGTTGGCCTTTAACT GGAATTGAGCAACTACGACCAAGTTTAGTACAGAAGCCTAATCTGCCAACCCAAAATCAGTTTCTTTTAGCATCACAACAACAGCAGATATTGGCACAGGCTCAGGCACAAAGCAATCTTGGAAATTCAACTAACTATGGAGATATGGATCCACGTCGATTTTGTGGGCTGCCTAGGGGTAGCTTGAGTGCAAAAGATGGTCAATCCACCAGAAATGATGGATCTATATGCTCTCCTGTGCAATCAAGTTCACCAAAG ATGAAAATGGGTCAGATGCAACACTCTTCATCTCAACAACAGGACCAATTGCAGCAACAACAATTGCAACAG AATaacaggaaaagaaaacagCATTCTTCTTCTGGAGCTGCTAACAGCACTGGTACAGGAAATACTGTGGGGCCCTCACCTAGTTCTCCAGCATCAACCCACACACCTGGTGATGGAATAACAACAGCAAGTAGTATGCAGCATGTTAACAGTGTGCCCAAAAGCTTGATGTTGTATGGTCCTGAGGGGATGGGAGGCCTTGCATCATCTTCTAATCTGCTG GAAGACATGGAACGATTTGGAGATGTTAGTGCATTAGATGATAATGTGGAATCGTTGCTGTCTCACGATGGAGGTGATGGAGGGAACTTATATGGAGCGTTGAAACAAAGTCCTGCTGAGAACCAAAAGGAGTCTTCCAAAG GTTTCACCTTCAGTGAAGTTGGTTGCATACGGACAAGAAACAGCAAAGTTACTTGCTGTCATTTTTCATCAGATGGGAAGTTGCTAGCTAGTGCTGGACATGACAGGAAG GTTGTCCTCTGGAACATGGACACCTTGCAAACAGAGAGCACTCCTGAAGAACACAAATTAGTGATTACAGATGTTCGTTTTAGGCCAAATTCATCTCAGTTGGCAACAGCTTCAGTTGACAAATCTGTGCGATTATGGGATGCAGCCAAT CCAAATTACTGTGTGCAAGCATATACTGCACACAATTCAGCAGTGATGTCCCTTGATTTTCACCCTAAGAAGACTGATCTATTCTGTTTCTGTGACAATGACAATGAAATTCGCTATTGGAATATCAATCCTTTTTCCTGTACTCGTATTTCTAAG GGAGGTATGGCACAAGTGAGATTTCAACCAAGAATTGGACATCTACTGGCAGCAGCTTCTGATAAAGTGGTGTCCATTTTTGATGTCGAAACCGACAGGAAAACCCTCTCATTCCAG GGACACTCtgaaatggtaaattatatctGCTGGGATGCAAATGGAGATTACTTGGCATCTGTGAGTCAGAATTTGGTGAAGATTTGGTCATTAGCCTCTGGGGAATGCATTCAGGAGCTCGGCTCTAATGGGAATCAGTTTCATTCTTGTGTATTTCACCCAAGTTATTCAACTCTCTTGGTCATTGGAGGAATCTCG